Proteins encoded together in one bacterium window:
- a CDS encoding galactose-1-phosphate uridylyltransferase produces the protein MSELRKDPISGRWMITATRKEVDTPIGLITVRKEERERDCPFCEGRELETPPEAFAFRKEGSKPDTPGWAVRVIPSKFGVVGLNEELERKGVGDFFFFDTINGYGVHEIVIESPLHITHISKIPLEQIEKVLRVYQVRLNELKKNSLLKYGLIFRNQGYGEEISMLHVHSQIIALPLIPKSIKEELSSAKSYYEEKERCIFCDIIKQELYSHERIVSAGDKFIVLAPFASRFPFETQIFPRKHECDFTNVPAEDLWELAEKLKSTIMKTVKLLKDPPLNFVLHTVPFMVPEAGFWLTIKQDYHWHIEILPHAMLARGFEWGGDFYINPPSPEAAAKFLREVEGE, from the coding sequence ATGTCAGAACTAAGAAAAGATCCCATATCCGGAAGATGGATGATTACTGCTACGAGGAAGGAGGTGGATACACCAATTGGTTTAATCACTGTCCGCAAGGAAGAGCGGGAGAGGGATTGTCCTTTTTGCGAAGGGAGAGAACTGGAAACTCCACCAGAAGCATTTGCGTTCCGTAAGGAGGGGAGTAAACCCGACACCCCTGGGTGGGCGGTGCGTGTAATTCCCAGTAAATTTGGAGTGGTAGGGCTCAATGAGGAGCTGGAAAGAAAAGGAGTGGGTGACTTCTTCTTCTTTGATACAATAAATGGATACGGAGTCCATGAGATTGTAATTGAATCTCCTCTACATATCACCCATATTTCGAAGATTCCCCTTGAGCAGATAGAGAAAGTTCTCCGTGTCTATCAGGTTAGGTTAAATGAATTGAAAAAGAATTCTCTTCTGAAATATGGTCTCATCTTCCGTAATCAGGGTTATGGGGAAGAAATTTCTATGCTACACGTCCATTCCCAGATAATCGCTCTGCCCCTGATTCCTAAAAGTATTAAGGAGGAGTTATCTTCAGCCAAAAGTTATTATGAAGAGAAAGAAAGGTGTATTTTCTGTGACATAATCAAACAAGAATTATATTCCCATGAGAGGATTGTTAGCGCTGGAGATAAATTTATCGTTCTGGCTCCTTTTGCCTCCCGCTTTCCATTTGAAACCCAGATTTTTCCCAGAAAGCACGAATGCGATTTTACAAATGTACCTGCAGAAGACCTCTGGGAACTGGCAGAGAAATTGAAATCTACTATTATGAAGACTGTCAAGTTATTGAAAGACCCTCCTTTAAATTTTGTTCTTCATACTGTTCCCTTTATGGTTCCCGAGGCAGGATTCTGGCTGACTATTAAACAGGATTACCACTGGCACATCGAGATTCTGCCCCATGCTATGCTTGCCAGGGGCTTTGAGTGGGGTGGCGATTTCTATATTAATCCACCCTCCCCAGAAGCAGCGGCAAAGTTCCTGAGAGAGGTGGAAGGGGAGTAA